From Novipirellula galeiformis, the proteins below share one genomic window:
- a CDS encoding PrkA family serine protein kinase gives MSESSHNILRLYSETYEQAKQVKFTLKEYLEAAGNDASLYSTAAERMVEAIGEAVHFDTASDSRLGRIFMNRTIKMYPAFQHFYGLEETIERIVGYFRHAAQGLEERKQILYLLGPVGGGKSSLADQLKKLMQMRPAYVLCADDEVSPIFESPLGLFDPKTMGHLLEDDYGIPSRRLPGYMSPWALKRLDEFGGDISKFSVVRVMPSEQRRALVAKTEPGDENNQDISSLVGKVDIRKLEHFGQDDADAYSYSGGLNRTTQGLLEFVEMFKAPLKMLHPLLTATQDGSYVGTENVGAMPYQGMIVAHSNESEWESFKSNRNNEAFLDRICVVKVPYCLRVTEEKMIYDKLIQHSELGTAPCAPDTLEMMARFSVLTRLKEHENSSLYSKMRVYDGESLKDTDPHARTVGEYHDAAGVSEGMEGISTRFAYKILSETFNFDTHEVAADPVHLMYVLEQSIRREQLPEDTEHRYLEFVKEELASRYAEFIGNEIRKAYLESYHAYGQNIFDRYIAYADAWIDDTDYKDPDTGQLMDRDILNDELEKIEHPAGISNAKDFRYEVVKFALRARAKNEGRNPEWTSYEKIREVIEKRMFGQIEELLPVISFGAKKDSEAEQKHNEFVQRLTQRGYTEHQVRRLVDWYMRVSKSG, from the coding sequence ATGTCTGAATCATCCCACAACATCCTGCGACTCTATTCCGAAACGTACGAACAAGCCAAACAGGTCAAGTTCACGCTCAAGGAGTACCTTGAAGCGGCAGGCAACGACGCTTCGCTTTATAGCACCGCGGCCGAACGCATGGTCGAAGCGATTGGGGAAGCGGTCCACTTTGACACCGCCAGCGATTCGCGACTGGGTCGGATCTTCATGAATCGCACGATCAAGATGTATCCTGCATTCCAACACTTCTACGGGCTTGAGGAAACGATTGAGCGCATCGTAGGCTATTTCCGCCATGCCGCCCAAGGGCTCGAAGAGCGCAAGCAGATCCTCTATCTGCTCGGCCCCGTTGGCGGTGGAAAAAGTTCGTTGGCCGATCAACTGAAAAAGCTGATGCAGATGCGTCCCGCTTACGTGTTATGCGCCGACGACGAGGTCAGCCCCATCTTTGAAAGCCCGCTGGGATTGTTTGATCCGAAAACGATGGGTCACTTGCTCGAAGATGACTACGGCATCCCCAGTCGGCGATTGCCAGGCTACATGTCACCCTGGGCCCTCAAACGATTGGATGAATTTGGAGGCGACATTTCCAAGTTCTCGGTCGTTCGTGTGATGCCGTCCGAACAACGGCGTGCCTTGGTTGCCAAGACCGAACCGGGGGACGAAAACAACCAAGACATTTCGTCCTTGGTCGGCAAGGTCGACATTCGCAAACTGGAACACTTCGGGCAAGACGATGCCGATGCGTACTCTTACTCCGGAGGACTGAACCGCACGACTCAGGGGTTGCTTGAGTTTGTCGAAATGTTCAAAGCGCCGCTAAAGATGTTGCACCCGTTGTTAACGGCGACGCAAGATGGTTCTTACGTCGGCACCGAAAATGTTGGGGCCATGCCTTACCAAGGCATGATCGTCGCCCACTCCAACGAGTCGGAATGGGAATCCTTTAAATCGAATCGCAACAACGAAGCATTTCTCGACCGCATCTGTGTGGTCAAGGTTCCGTACTGTCTTCGCGTGACCGAAGAAAAGATGATCTATGACAAATTGATCCAACATTCGGAATTGGGCACCGCCCCCTGTGCTCCGGACACCTTGGAAATGATGGCACGTTTTTCAGTGTTAACACGTTTAAAGGAACACGAAAACTCGAGTCTGTACTCGAAGATGCGAGTTTACGATGGCGAATCGCTTAAGGACACCGATCCTCACGCTCGCACGGTTGGCGAATACCATGATGCCGCGGGGGTCAGCGAAGGGATGGAGGGCATTTCGACTCGTTTTGCCTACAAAATCCTCTCCGAAACGTTTAACTTTGACACCCATGAAGTGGCCGCCGATCCGGTTCACTTGATGTACGTGCTTGAACAATCGATCCGGCGAGAACAGTTGCCCGAGGACACCGAACATCGCTATCTGGAATTTGTCAAAGAGGAATTGGCGTCACGTTACGCGGAGTTCATCGGCAACGAAATCCGCAAAGCTTACCTCGAGTCCTATCATGCCTATGGGCAAAACATTTTCGATCGCTATATCGCCTATGCCGACGCCTGGATCGACGACACCGATTACAAGGATCCCGACACCGGGCAATTGATGGATCGCGATATTTTGAACGACGAACTCGAAAAGATTGAGCATCCCGCCGGCATCTCCAATGCGAAGGACTTCCGATACGAAGTGGTCAAATTTGCGTTGCGGGCGCGAGCCAAAAATGAAGGGCGTAACCCCGAGTGGACGTCGTATGAAAAGATCCGCGAAGTCATCGAAAAACGCATGTTCGGTCAAATCGAGGAACTGCTGCCGGTGATCAGTTTCGGAGCTAAAAAGGACTCCGAAGCGGAACAGAAACACAACGAATTTGTCCAACGATTGACCCAACGCGGCTACACCGAACATCAAGTCCGTCGCTTGGTCGATTGGTACATGCGAGTCAGCAAATCGGGTTAA
- a CDS encoding TMEM43 family protein, producing MNGDHAPHSWLNRIGTAIGILGASLLLLSSTSLLFQSETRGVQTAAGLDEAATSAIEIDALVPKPEHDGQLVYVNGRLETSEWVSDETFAISVKGIRLERHAEMFQWQEYRTRERRWFRSEDSIGSYNTTYRYRKTWAKQPIDSSSFKHSGHDNPVAMPFPSLSVQASEVKLGGFRLSTSLIDQIEPSDPLHLDLTELPVEIARDAFIHPDGPNQSPRLYWSKGRGRSNRPAQIGDVRIYFTTAPSGEVSVMSQQQGDSFVPFRTQAGTRIDLLLMGPMKPRDMIHHALATTSRSTWWDRLVTTIAMILGMYLLIRVGPRVINPYALFTRIRRVQRWWIATLAALSLALLTIGTAWMSSQPWSALSVLAMAVAIIAGSVRGIRLHATASVPKTEHRKRNRRRRLSKRNR from the coding sequence ATGAACGGCGACCACGCACCTCATTCATGGCTTAATCGCATTGGAACCGCCATCGGTATCCTGGGCGCCAGTCTGTTGTTACTGAGCTCGACCTCCTTGCTTTTCCAGAGCGAAACGCGTGGCGTCCAAACCGCCGCCGGGCTTGACGAAGCCGCAACCTCCGCGATTGAAATCGATGCGTTGGTCCCCAAACCAGAGCATGACGGCCAACTTGTCTACGTCAACGGTCGATTGGAAACGTCGGAGTGGGTGAGCGACGAAACCTTCGCGATCTCAGTCAAAGGGATTCGCTTGGAACGACATGCCGAGATGTTCCAGTGGCAGGAATATCGAACTCGAGAACGCCGATGGTTTCGAAGCGAAGACTCGATTGGCAGTTACAACACCACGTATCGCTACAGGAAAACATGGGCCAAGCAACCGATTGATTCCTCGAGCTTTAAACACTCCGGCCACGACAATCCAGTGGCCATGCCATTCCCGAGCCTCAGCGTCCAGGCCAGCGAAGTAAAACTCGGCGGTTTCCGACTGTCCACGTCACTGATTGATCAGATCGAACCAAGCGATCCGCTGCATTTAGATCTCACTGAGTTGCCTGTGGAAATCGCCCGCGATGCGTTCATCCATCCCGATGGACCTAACCAGTCACCGCGTTTGTATTGGTCCAAGGGACGAGGTCGGTCAAATCGCCCCGCTCAAATTGGCGATGTCCGAATTTACTTTACGACGGCTCCGAGCGGCGAAGTCAGTGTGATGTCACAGCAACAAGGCGATTCGTTTGTCCCGTTTCGCACGCAGGCGGGAACGCGAATCGACCTGCTATTGATGGGCCCGATGAAACCGCGTGACATGATCCACCATGCCCTTGCCACGACGTCGCGTTCGACATGGTGGGATCGCTTGGTCACGACGATTGCGATGATTTTGGGCATGTACTTGCTGATACGGGTAGGGCCACGCGTAATCAATCCTTACGCACTTTTCACGAGAATCAGAAGGGTCCAGCGATGGTGGATCGCTACTCTAGCCGCCCTCAGCCTCGCCTTGCTAACCATTGGCACGGCGTGGATGTCGTCCCAACCATGGTCCGCTCTAAGCGTGTTGGCCATGGCGGTCGCAATCATCGCGGGAAGCGTCCGCGGTATACGCCTGCACGCCACCGCGTCCGTCCCGAAAACGGAGCATCGCAAGCGAAACCGGCGAAGAAGACTCTCCAAACGCAACCGCTAA
- a CDS encoding DUF11 domain-containing protein: MNQSKPFHARQSVSVLTLAITLFVGAMLMGCQVPSVKQTPMAAPNAAPYAAAPYAAAQVAPRPAAGPQHTTAMPPTSRSPQLQASPLQTGANPKVQQVGWQPHHAPTASGVAAHPGACGCGACGAYGAQVQAGTHGQAGPHGYATYSHGGWNAHGLDPNEFLCDGGDRAPSVAVRHNETLAGLHPEDTVVHYTTDAGDIEINASNRVCVYAPRFASVRKITGAVAGGRAVGIAGFQHDVGLNRIQDETPGLVINDSTGIAHADVTRRIDAMRDRNRGVRVEGVLQPEIAEDVLAALAGLSVLEMSQLQENQLAVVQESALAAMAWSIEESIEVAIEDMKPPTLTRDQRVEEIRVYDFPDAGRLQISKFADRQHAQPGERVTFAIRVENVGDSAVNHVTLTDNLTTRLEYVADSQTCSGGAEFTSNRNEAESLTLQWKLTDELKVGESVTIRFQCKVR, translated from the coding sequence ATGAACCAATCCAAACCCTTCCACGCGCGTCAAAGCGTCAGCGTGTTGACACTTGCGATCACGTTGTTCGTCGGTGCCATGTTGATGGGATGTCAAGTGCCATCCGTCAAACAAACGCCCATGGCGGCGCCCAACGCAGCGCCATACGCAGCAGCGCCATACGCAGCAGCGCAAGTCGCTCCACGCCCAGCGGCCGGACCGCAACACACCACCGCGATGCCGCCAACGTCACGATCGCCTCAGTTGCAAGCGTCTCCGTTGCAAACGGGGGCAAATCCAAAGGTACAGCAAGTCGGTTGGCAGCCTCACCATGCCCCGACTGCGAGCGGAGTGGCTGCGCATCCAGGTGCCTGTGGATGCGGTGCCTGTGGAGCCTACGGCGCGCAGGTCCAAGCCGGAACTCACGGCCAAGCCGGGCCTCATGGCTATGCGACTTATTCGCACGGCGGATGGAATGCCCATGGCCTTGATCCGAACGAGTTTCTATGCGATGGAGGCGACCGTGCTCCAAGCGTTGCGGTACGGCATAACGAAACCCTAGCGGGCCTTCATCCCGAAGACACCGTGGTCCACTACACCACCGATGCGGGTGATATTGAAATCAACGCCAGCAACCGGGTTTGTGTGTATGCACCGCGTTTTGCGTCGGTGCGAAAGATCACCGGTGCCGTCGCGGGTGGGCGTGCGGTCGGCATCGCTGGCTTCCAGCACGATGTCGGTTTGAACCGGATTCAAGACGAAACGCCTGGCTTGGTCATCAACGACTCGACCGGAATCGCCCATGCCGACGTGACACGCCGCATCGACGCCATGCGAGATCGCAATCGGGGTGTGCGTGTCGAAGGGGTTTTGCAACCCGAGATTGCCGAAGACGTGTTGGCGGCGCTGGCTGGTTTGTCGGTGCTCGAGATGAGCCAATTGCAAGAAAACCAACTGGCGGTCGTGCAAGAATCCGCATTGGCGGCGATGGCTTGGAGTATCGAAGAGTCGATCGAAGTGGCGATCGAAGACATGAAGCCACCGACATTGACCCGCGATCAACGCGTGGAAGAGATTCGGGTTTACGATTTCCCGGATGCCGGTCGATTGCAGATCAGCAAGTTTGCTGATCGCCAACATGCTCAACCCGGCGAACGCGTTACGTTCGCGATTCGCGTCGAAAACGTCGGCGATTCCGCGGTCAATCATGTCACTTTGACCGACAACCTGACGACTCGTTTAGAGTACGTCGCGGACAGTCAAACGTGCAGCGGCGGGGCCGAATTCACGAGCAATCGCAACGAAGCTGAATCGTTAACATTGCAGTGGAAGTTGACGGACGAATTGAAGGTGGGCGAAAGCGTCACCATCCGCTTCCAATGCAAGGTTCGTTAG
- a CDS encoding sialidase family protein yields MLRREFIGGISAAIGALPTLGFAAEPTGLIKSITPQTLRRNRDGQSETWFHPRACRVPRSDGGSFALMTMQWIRGSDYFGPVHWSRSDDQGVTWSDPEPIEALGRVPVPEHEGLQAGVCDVVPEYHANTNTVLAMGHVVFYRGKKFSSREQLSRYPVYAVRRDDGSWSERKILDWDDPRGAFIYTNNCGQRVVDPNGDITMSFTCGATSKNRMVVGVRCSFDGEQLQIADVGKPLTLNVGRGLLEPSVTYLNQRYYITIRAEDGHGYVATSADGLDYGEKRVWAWDDGTPIPMSTTQQHWVTHSDALFLVYTRQDETNTNVIRWRSPLWIAQVDRNRLCLLRDTEQVVLPLVGDGVAAPDDVALMGNFHVTNASPDESWVTVGEWMPKRAARGDLRMSRIAWTKPNQIGLEN; encoded by the coding sequence ATGCTGCGACGTGAATTCATCGGTGGTATTTCAGCCGCGATTGGGGCGCTGCCCACGCTTGGCTTTGCCGCGGAACCCACAGGCTTGATCAAGTCCATCACGCCGCAAACCCTTCGCCGCAATCGCGATGGCCAATCGGAAACTTGGTTTCACCCCCGCGCCTGCAGGGTGCCTCGTAGCGACGGCGGTTCATTTGCATTGATGACGATGCAGTGGATTCGTGGCTCCGATTACTTTGGCCCCGTGCATTGGTCACGGTCCGACGATCAAGGCGTGACATGGTCCGATCCCGAGCCGATTGAAGCGCTCGGGCGAGTTCCCGTACCCGAGCACGAGGGGCTACAGGCGGGCGTTTGCGATGTCGTTCCCGAATACCACGCGAACACCAACACCGTGCTGGCGATGGGACACGTCGTTTTCTATCGTGGCAAAAAGTTTTCGAGTCGTGAGCAACTTTCTCGCTACCCGGTGTACGCGGTCCGCCGCGACGACGGATCATGGTCCGAACGAAAAATCCTCGACTGGGACGACCCTCGGGGTGCGTTCATCTATACCAACAATTGCGGACAACGCGTCGTCGATCCCAACGGCGACATTACCATGTCCTTCACTTGCGGTGCGACCAGCAAGAACCGGATGGTGGTGGGCGTGCGATGCAGCTTCGATGGCGAGCAATTACAGATCGCCGACGTCGGCAAGCCGCTCACCCTAAACGTCGGACGAGGATTGCTCGAGCCTTCGGTGACTTACTTGAATCAGCGGTACTACATCACGATTCGTGCCGAAGATGGACATGGATATGTGGCGACTAGTGCTGACGGTCTCGACTACGGCGAAAAACGCGTCTGGGCGTGGGACGATGGAACTCCGATCCCCATGTCCACCACGCAACAGCACTGGGTCACTCATTCGGATGCATTGTTCTTGGTTTACACCCGCCAAGACGAAACGAACACGAACGTGATCCGTTGGCGTTCACCGCTGTGGATCGCGCAAGTCGATCGCAACCGACTTTGTTTGCTTCGTGATACCGAACAAGTGGTCCTGCCGCTCGTCGGCGATGGCGTCGCCGCGCCAGACGACGTCGCCTTGATGGGCAATTTCCACGTCACCAACGCGAGTCCAGATGAATCCTGGGTCACGGTCGGTGAGTGGATGCCTAAACGGGCCGCACGCGGCGACCTCCGGATGTCACGGATCGCATGGACAAAGCCAAACCAAATCGGGTTGGAAAACTAA